The following proteins are co-located in the Candidatus Nanosynbacter sp. HMT-352 genome:
- the rplX gene encoding 50S ribosomal protein L24, producing the protein MARIHKDDTVKIIAGKNKGTTGKVLKVNTKDQTVLVEGVGVGHRHVKPSQYNPKGGKKDIHVPMDISKVALVVDEKSGKTSRVGLVKNADGGKTRVARQVKNKEIK; encoded by the coding sequence ATGGCTCGAATTCATAAAGACGATACCGTAAAAATTATTGCTGGTAAAAATAAAGGCACAACTGGTAAAGTCCTGAAAGTTAACACAAAAGATCAAACTGTTTTGGTCGAAGGTGTTGGCGTTGGACATCGTCACGTTAAGCCAAGCCAGTACAATCCAAAAGGTGGCAAGAAAGATATTCACGTACCAATGGATATCAGCAAAGTCGCTTTGGTTGTTGATGAGAAATCAGGCAAAACCAGTCGGGTTGGTTTAGTAAAGAATGCTGACGGCGGCAAAACTCGTGTTGCTCGCCAGGTAAAAAATAAGGAGATTAAATAA
- a CDS encoding ABC-F family ATP-binding cassette domain-containing protein: MIDLKNVSYETNSRELFSDVNFVINAGDKIGLVGPNGAGKTTLLKIINGDIQPTSGDIISSGEEIGILPQNLNKWLDKTVYDFIEEVTGVKLAREEFDYQCERLAQEANEKTLLIYGEALERYEKFEVANFDTTIKKALSRADLDDIDPDRCLNTFSGGQRTRIALAAVFASRYDLILLDEPTNNLDDSGVILLEDFIDNSPASFLIVSHDRHFLRNTAERIVELTGGKGVNKYNLGYDEYIEARREARQAMTDRYEQYEKEKKRLYRVARDARIRANSAKASYKKSDSDKLNDNFRKERASSNIAGAAGGVESRLRQLNEPERVEDEIAIKFAFDEVSSKKHSLISVQSLSISHDGEKMIGPVTFNVRPGNKILIQGENGAGKSSLLNFIMGNNTPEYHRGEIKKRRKYKNNIHESVAIIAA, translated from the coding sequence GTGATCGATCTTAAAAATGTGTCTTATGAAACCAATAGTCGAGAATTGTTTAGTGATGTAAACTTTGTTATCAACGCTGGAGACAAGATTGGACTAGTTGGTCCAAATGGCGCCGGGAAAACTACTTTATTAAAAATAATAAACGGAGATATCCAGCCTACGTCAGGTGATATTATTTCGAGTGGTGAAGAAATAGGTATTTTACCACAAAACCTGAATAAATGGCTCGACAAGACAGTTTATGATTTTATAGAAGAGGTGACCGGTGTTAAGTTGGCTAGAGAAGAATTTGATTATCAGTGCGAGAGGTTAGCTCAAGAGGCTAATGAAAAGACGCTATTAATTTATGGCGAAGCTCTGGAGAGGTATGAAAAATTCGAAGTAGCAAATTTTGACACGACGATTAAAAAGGCTTTATCGCGAGCAGATCTGGATGATATTGATCCGGATAGATGTCTGAATACATTTTCTGGGGGACAACGCACCCGGATAGCTTTGGCGGCAGTTTTTGCGTCTCGTTATGATCTAATTTTGCTTGATGAGCCAACTAATAACCTTGATGATAGTGGAGTAATTTTGCTTGAAGATTTTATCGACAATTCGCCAGCTTCATTTTTGATCGTGTCTCATGATCGGCATTTTTTACGTAACACTGCGGAACGGATTGTAGAATTGACTGGCGGCAAGGGTGTGAATAAGTACAATCTTGGTTACGATGAATATATTGAAGCAAGACGTGAAGCTCGTCAAGCAATGACTGATCGCTATGAGCAATATGAAAAGGAGAAAAAGCGACTATATCGTGTTGCGCGGGATGCGAGAATTCGTGCGAATTCGGCCAAAGCTAGCTATAAAAAATCGGACAGTGACAAGTTAAATGATAATTTTCGTAAAGAGCGCGCATCTTCAAATATTGCAGGGGCGGCTGGAGGTGTAGAGTCTCGTCTGCGACAATTGAATGAACCTGAGAGAGTGGAGGATGAAATTGCTATTAAGTTTGCTTTCGATGAAGTATCATCTAAGAAGCATAGCCTTATTTCTGTGCAATCGCTAAGTATTTCACATGATGGAGAGAAGATGATAGGGCCCGTTACTTTTAATGTACGTCCTGGTAATAAAATATTGATCCAAGGGGAGAATGGTGCAGGAAAATCTTCGCTCCTCAATTTTATTATGGGAAATAATACACCCGAGTATCATCGCGGAGAAATAAAAAAAAGGCGAAAATACAAAAATAATATACATGAATCAGTCGCAATCATTGCCGCTTAA
- the rpsH gene encoding 30S ribosomal protein S8, with protein MSMQTTDPIADLLTRIRNAKLVGKTEVRVPSSKMKKVIAEQLVKNGYLADVKLEDAKPRGVLVVTINEKGTNSTINEITRISKPGRRVYVGASEIPKVKSGRGLVLISTSKGVMTGAEAAKAKLGGELLLKVY; from the coding sequence ATGTCTATGCAAACTACAGACCCAATCGCCGACCTTCTGACTCGCATCCGTAATGCGAAATTGGTTGGCAAAACGGAAGTTCGTGTTCCGTCCAGCAAGATGAAGAAAGTCATCGCTGAGCAATTAGTCAAAAACGGCTACTTGGCAGATGTCAAGCTGGAAGACGCTAAGCCTCGTGGCGTGTTGGTAGTTACTATCAATGAAAAAGGAACTAACAGCACTATCAACGAAATTACCCGCATCTCAAAACCTGGTCGTCGCGTTTACGTCGGCGCTAGCGAGATTCCAAAGGTGAAAAGTGGCCGCGGTTTGGTACTTATCTCAACCTCAAAAGGCGTCATGACTGGCGCTGAAGCAGCCAAGGCTAAGCTTGGCGGCGAATTGTTGTTGAAGGTTTACTAA
- the rplN gene encoding 50S ribosomal protein L14 — protein sequence MIQQESRLKVADNSGAREVLCIRVLGGTRRRYARVGDVIVCSVKDASPTGNVKKKSVVKAVVVRTRDQIHRKDGSTICFDDNAVVIINDDKQPKATRVFGPVPRELRDMGYMKIVSLAPEVL from the coding sequence ATGATCCAACAAGAATCTCGCCTTAAGGTAGCCGACAACTCAGGCGCTAGGGAAGTTTTGTGTATTCGCGTTCTTGGCGGTACACGACGCCGTTACGCTCGCGTTGGCGATGTAATCGTCTGTTCAGTAAAAGACGCTAGCCCAACCGGTAATGTTAAGAAAAAATCTGTTGTTAAGGCTGTAGTTGTTCGTACTCGCGATCAAATTCATCGCAAAGACGGCTCAACAATCTGTTTTGACGACAACGCCGTAGTGATTATCAACGATGACAAGCAACCAAAAGCTACTCGTGTCTTCGGTCCAGTTCCACGCGAACTTCGCGATATGGGCTACATGAAGATCGTCAGCTTAGCTCCGGAGGTACTCTAA
- the rplP gene encoding 50S ribosomal protein L16: MLLPKKTKHRKVRIGKNRGQATRGNYIAFGDFALQSQSNERINSRQIESARQAMTRYIKRGGKIWIRIFPHTPVTRKPLGLKMGGGKGNPEFFVAKVKAGTVLFEMQGVSEEVAREAMRLASHKLPVKCKFIKREDA; encoded by the coding sequence ATGCTGTTACCAAAGAAAACTAAGCACCGCAAAGTGCGTATTGGAAAAAACCGCGGTCAAGCAACTCGTGGCAATTACATCGCGTTCGGCGACTTTGCATTGCAATCACAATCAAACGAGCGCATCAACTCCCGCCAAATCGAGTCTGCTCGTCAGGCGATGACTCGTTACATCAAGCGTGGTGGTAAGATTTGGATTCGAATCTTCCCTCACACTCCAGTTACCCGAAAGCCACTTGGCTTGAAGATGGGTGGCGGTAAAGGTAACCCAGAGTTCTTCGTTGCTAAGGTAAAGGCTGGTACTGTTCTGTTTGAGATGCAGGGCGTTTCAGAGGAAGTTGCTCGCGAGGCAATGCGTCTGGCTAGCCATAAATTGCCAGTCAAATGTAAGTTCATCAAGCGGGAGGACGCATAA
- the rpmC gene encoding 50S ribosomal protein L29 yields the protein MAETKKSVKAAVVKTIDDLKKELAEKRNDLLQAKRSHSAGELVNPKALRSLRKEIARLLTQINNTKESK from the coding sequence ATGGCTGAAACGAAGAAATCTGTTAAAGCAGCAGTTGTTAAGACGATTGACGACTTGAAGAAGGAATTGGCTGAAAAGCGAAACGACCTACTTCAAGCAAAGCGTTCTCACTCTGCTGGCGAATTAGTTAATCCAAAAGCGTTGCGTTCACTCCGAAAGGAAATTGCACGCCTGCTGACACAAATTAATAATACAAAGGAGAGCAAGTAA
- the rpsN gene encoding 30S ribosomal protein S14, translating into MAKKSMVARDKKRMKMIAKFAAKRAELKELGDFDGLQKLPRNSSPTRHKNRDSISGRPRGYMRQFGLSRINFREKAAKGEIPGITKSSW; encoded by the coding sequence ATGGCTAAGAAATCAATGGTCGCTCGTGATAAGAAGCGTATGAAGATGATTGCCAAGTTTGCAGCGAAGCGCGCTGAGTTGAAAGAACTTGGCGACTTCGATGGTTTGCAGAAGTTGCCTCGCAATTCTAGCCCAACCAGGCACAAGAACCGTGATAGCATCTCTGGTCGCCCACGCGGCTACATGCGTCAATTCGGCTTGAGCCGTATCAATTTCCGCGAAAAAGCAGCCAAGGGTGAAATCCCAGGCATAACAAAGAGTAGTTGGTAA
- the rplE gene encoding 50S ribosomal protein L5 encodes MAEKKTVVPAPRLKALYQGTYLKELQAELNLKNVHEVPALEKIVVSVGTGKKKDDKRHFEIVKNTVEKITGQAPVARQAKKSIATFSIRKGMGAPIGVSVTLRGARMYEFMDRLINVALPRVRDFHGVGLKFDKGGNYNLGITEQSIFPELTFEETQVLHGLQVTFVIKNGNKEASKALLEKFGMPFEKKGGVK; translated from the coding sequence ATGGCAGAAAAGAAAACTGTCGTGCCAGCTCCTCGCTTGAAAGCCTTGTATCAAGGAACTTACCTTAAGGAACTACAAGCCGAATTGAATCTAAAGAACGTGCATGAAGTGCCAGCTTTGGAAAAGATTGTCGTGAGCGTTGGTACCGGCAAAAAGAAAGATGACAAGCGTCATTTTGAAATTGTCAAAAACACTGTCGAGAAAATTACCGGTCAAGCACCAGTAGCTCGACAAGCTAAAAAATCAATCGCGACATTTAGCATTCGTAAAGGTATGGGTGCGCCAATTGGTGTTAGCGTAACTTTGCGCGGCGCTCGTATGTACGAGTTTATGGATCGTTTGATTAACGTTGCTTTGCCTCGCGTTCGTGACTTCCACGGCGTTGGCTTGAAGTTTGATAAAGGTGGCAATTATAATCTCGGCATTACCGAGCAATCGATTTTCCCAGAATTGACATTTGAGGAAACTCAAGTTTTGCACGGCTTGCAGGTTACATTTGTTATCAAGAACGGCAACAAGGAAGCTTCTAAGGCGTTGCTAGAAAAATTCGGCATGCCGTTTGAGAAGAAAGGAGGCGTCAAGTAA
- a CDS encoding ATP-binding cassette domain-containing protein yields MNQSQSLPLKDNSPLDNLRYLSPKIELHDAINILIRFGLDKRTISSTKAIDLSGGERAKVLLAAMSTNSPDLIILDEPTNNLDIPTIEALELALGQYRGGVVIASHDQDFIENIGITEKIKI; encoded by the coding sequence ATGAATCAGTCGCAATCATTGCCGCTTAAAGACAACTCGCCTTTGGATAATTTGCGGTATTTATCGCCAAAGATTGAATTACACGACGCGATCAATATATTAATTCGTTTTGGTCTGGATAAACGAACAATCTCTTCGACAAAAGCAATAGACCTCAGCGGTGGCGAACGAGCTAAAGTTTTGCTTGCTGCTATGTCAACGAACTCTCCTGATCTTATCATCCTGGATGAGCCGACGAATAACCTTGATATTCCTACGATTGAAGCTTTGGAACTGGCGCTAGGTCAGTATAGAGGAGGCGTTGTGATAGCGTCTCATGATCAAGACTTTATCGAAAATATAGGGATAACGGAGAAAATTAAAATATAA
- the rpsQ gene encoding 30S ribosomal protein S17, which produces MARRTLIGVVTSAKRDKTITVTVTSRETHPLYGKQYTVTRKYTAHDETNEAGEGDKVQIEETRPISKTKSFTLVKVIEKSRGSIKLKDEVSGETKEEAKEDDK; this is translated from the coding sequence ATGGCCCGACGAACATTGATTGGCGTCGTAACGAGTGCCAAGCGCGACAAGACCATCACTGTGACGGTCACTAGCCGCGAAACGCATCCGCTATACGGCAAGCAGTACACCGTGACTCGCAAATACACTGCTCACGATGAAACCAACGAAGCAGGTGAAGGCGACAAGGTGCAGATCGAAGAGACTCGCCCAATTTCCAAGACTAAGAGCTTTACTCTAGTTAAGGTGATTGAAAAGTCTCGCGGTTCTATCAAACTAAAGGACGAAGTTTCTGGCGAAACTAAGGAAGAGGCCAAGGAGGACGACAAATGA